In a single window of the Micrococcaceae bacterium Sec5.7 genome:
- a CDS encoding ABC transporter substrate-binding protein — protein MPSSSTLSLRFVTVAVAAALALAGCTTASQAGTGSPSGPAGFDPSAVQKDDALAALVPGALKSRGILTVGSDTSYAPAEFLGGADGQTPQGYDVDIAKAIGATLGLDTKVQTSEFTGILPALGPKYDLGISSFTINPERAKTVNFVSYFNAGVLWAVQKGNPRNFSLADICGKKVGVQTGTVEEDPDVSDRSGKCVAEGKPAIEIITLKNQTDVTTRLVNGSIDAMSADSPVIGYALSQTGDKLQTLGDVYDGAPQGIAVAKSDTALTELVGKVMNKLITDGTYGKILDEWSNTKGAVTKSEVNPAVGS, from the coding sequence ATGCCGTCTTCATCCACACTGTCGCTTAGATTCGTTACCGTCGCCGTCGCCGCCGCGCTGGCGCTGGCCGGCTGCACGACCGCCTCGCAGGCCGGAACCGGCTCACCCTCTGGCCCTGCCGGTTTTGACCCCTCCGCGGTCCAGAAGGATGATGCCCTCGCCGCGCTGGTGCCCGGTGCACTGAAGTCCAGGGGCATCCTCACGGTCGGTTCGGACACCTCCTACGCTCCGGCCGAGTTCCTGGGCGGCGCCGACGGCCAGACCCCGCAGGGCTACGACGTCGACATCGCCAAGGCGATCGGCGCCACCCTGGGACTGGACACCAAGGTGCAGACCTCCGAATTCACCGGCATCCTGCCGGCGCTGGGCCCCAAATATGATCTGGGCATTTCCTCGTTCACCATCAACCCGGAACGGGCGAAGACGGTGAACTTCGTCAGTTACTTCAACGCCGGGGTGCTGTGGGCCGTGCAGAAGGGTAATCCCCGTAATTTTTCCCTGGCGGACATCTGCGGCAAGAAGGTGGGTGTCCAGACCGGCACCGTCGAGGAGGACCCTGATGTATCGGACCGGTCCGGGAAATGCGTGGCGGAGGGCAAACCTGCCATCGAGATCATCACCCTGAAGAACCAGACAGATGTCACAACCCGCCTGGTCAACGGCAGCATCGATGCGATGTCCGCGGATTCGCCGGTCATCGGCTATGCACTGTCGCAGACCGGGGACAAGCTCCAGACCTTGGGCGACGTCTATGACGGGGCACCGCAGGGAATTGCTGTGGCCAAGTCGGACACGGCTTTGACGGAACTGGTCGGCAAGGTCATGAACAAACTGATCACCGACGGTACATATGGGAAAATCCTGGATGAATGGAGCAACACCAAGGGCGCTGTCACCAAGTCTGAAGTGAACCCGGCGGTCGGCAGTTGA
- a CDS encoding amino acid ABC transporter permease: MINAVPVRHPGRWAGAVLILLFGALLGQSLVTNTNFRWDIVGTYFMDVLVIQGIGWTLLLTVLSMVIAIVLAILLAFMRQSDNPLFRGVSWAWVWFFRGTPVYTQLVFWGLISVLYPKIAMGIPFGPELFSFSTQDVINAFMAAVLGLGLNESAYLAEIFRAGLKSVDSGQMEAAEALGMRRSKIMWRIILPQAMRVIVPPTGNETIGMLKTTSLVLAVPFTLDLTFVTNGIANRSYLPIPLLIVAAIWYLVITSILMVGQFYVERHFGKGVDNLVPAPVKATRAAAAAHASKKGDEVL; this comes from the coding sequence CTGATCAACGCCGTTCCGGTCCGGCATCCAGGCCGGTGGGCCGGTGCCGTCCTCATCCTGCTGTTCGGCGCACTGCTGGGCCAGAGCCTGGTCACCAATACGAATTTCCGCTGGGACATTGTGGGCACGTACTTCATGGATGTGCTGGTAATCCAGGGCATCGGCTGGACACTGCTGCTGACAGTACTCTCGATGGTGATCGCCATTGTGCTGGCCATACTTCTGGCCTTCATGCGGCAGTCGGACAATCCGCTGTTCCGCGGCGTGAGCTGGGCCTGGGTCTGGTTCTTCCGCGGCACCCCGGTCTACACCCAGCTGGTGTTCTGGGGACTGATTTCCGTGCTTTATCCCAAGATCGCCATGGGCATCCCGTTCGGACCCGAGCTGTTCAGTTTCAGCACCCAGGACGTGATCAACGCCTTCATGGCCGCGGTCCTGGGGCTGGGACTGAACGAGTCCGCCTACCTGGCCGAAATCTTCCGTGCCGGCCTGAAGTCTGTTGATTCGGGCCAGATGGAAGCCGCCGAGGCCCTGGGGATGCGCAGGTCCAAGATCATGTGGCGGATCATTCTGCCCCAGGCCATGAGGGTCATCGTGCCGCCCACCGGCAATGAGACCATCGGGATGCTCAAGACCACTTCGCTGGTGCTGGCGGTGCCGTTCACCCTGGATCTGACGTTCGTGACGAACGGAATCGCCAACCGGAGCTACCTGCCCATTCCGCTGCTGATCGTGGCGGCCATCTGGTACCTGGTCATCACAAGCATCCTCATGGTGGGCCAGTTCTACGTTGAACGCCACTTCGGAAAGGGCGTGGACAACCTCGTCCCGGCCCCGGTCAAGGCGACCAGGGCGGCCGCCGCAGCCCACGCATCCAAGAAAGGAGATGAGGTACTGTGA
- a CDS encoding amino acid ABC transporter ATP-binding protein, producing MTKETLVRIDGVHKYFGQHHVLRGIDLTVKQGEVSVLIGPSGSGKSTLLRCINMLETISAGRIHVRDDLIGYREARGRLHDLTAKEIAAQRREIGMVFQRFNLFPHRTALQNIIEAPTQVKRQSRAKARSRALELLDRVGLANHANHYPAQLSGGQQQRVAIARALAMEPELMLFDEPTSALDPELVGDVLNVMKDLAKSGMTMIVVTHEIGFAREVGDTLTFMDGGVVVESGDPRQVIADPQHARTKEFLSKVL from the coding sequence ATGACGAAGGAAACCCTCGTCCGCATTGACGGGGTCCATAAGTACTTCGGTCAGCACCATGTGCTCCGCGGGATCGATCTGACCGTCAAGCAGGGCGAGGTTTCCGTGCTCATCGGACCGTCGGGGTCCGGGAAGTCCACGCTGCTGCGCTGCATCAACATGCTGGAAACCATCAGCGCCGGCCGGATCCACGTCCGCGACGATCTGATCGGCTACCGCGAGGCCCGGGGCCGCCTGCATGACCTGACCGCTAAAGAGATCGCCGCCCAGCGCCGGGAGATCGGCATGGTATTCCAGCGGTTCAACCTCTTCCCGCACCGCACCGCGCTGCAGAACATCATCGAGGCCCCCACCCAGGTCAAGCGGCAGTCCAGGGCGAAGGCCAGGTCCAGGGCGCTGGAGCTGCTGGACCGTGTGGGCCTGGCGAACCACGCCAACCACTATCCGGCGCAGCTCTCCGGCGGCCAGCAGCAGCGGGTGGCGATTGCCCGCGCTCTGGCGATGGAACCGGAGCTGATGCTTTTCGACGAGCCGACGTCCGCCCTGGACCCTGAGCTGGTGGGTGATGTCCTCAACGTGATGAAGGATCTTGCCAAGTCCGGCATGACCATGATTGTGGTAACCCATGAGATCGGGTTTGCCCGCGAAGTCGGCGACACGCTGACCTTCATGGACGGCGGGGTCGTGGTGGAAAGCGGTGACCCGCGCCAGGTCATTGCCGACCCGCAGCACGCGCGCACCAAGGAATTCCTTTCCAAGGTTCTCTGA
- a CDS encoding acyl-CoA dehydrogenase family protein, whose amino-acid sequence MYIVDLLPEGERTRYLEIREFLQSRVRAASIEYWNREEFPFGLLAEMGKYGLGGLQTDGTSKLFKGLMYVEVARADVSLSALVGIHNELIVGMIDELGSEEQKRKWLPGLTAFTQLGAFALTEPDHGSDIAGGLETSARLDNGEWVINGAKRWIGAGTIADFALVWARDDADRQIKGFIVETDRPGYSATKIANKIGLRIMQNADIVLDNVRIPESNMLPGATDFSKANDLLRDSRAWVGWQGAGIQLAAFDIARSYSLERKQFGKELARFQLIQQQLAEILGNASASLALMAQLARIQQDGKLEMVQAAMAKSTTTRLARASVAMGRSLMGGNGISTDYEMGKLFGDAEILYTYEGSYEINSLIVARAVTGKSAFV is encoded by the coding sequence ATGTACATCGTGGATCTGCTTCCTGAGGGGGAGCGCACCCGCTACCTGGAAATCCGCGAATTTCTGCAGTCCCGCGTCCGGGCCGCGTCCATCGAGTACTGGAACCGTGAGGAGTTTCCCTTCGGGCTGCTGGCCGAAATGGGAAAGTACGGCCTGGGTGGGCTGCAGACAGACGGCACATCCAAGCTGTTCAAGGGCCTGATGTACGTGGAGGTGGCCCGCGCTGACGTGTCGCTCTCTGCGCTCGTGGGAATCCACAACGAGCTGATTGTCGGCATGATTGATGAACTCGGCTCCGAAGAACAGAAACGCAAGTGGCTGCCCGGCCTCACCGCCTTTACGCAACTGGGCGCCTTTGCGCTGACCGAACCGGATCATGGCTCCGACATTGCCGGCGGCCTGGAAACCTCGGCCCGGCTGGACAACGGCGAGTGGGTCATCAACGGAGCCAAACGCTGGATCGGCGCCGGCACCATCGCGGACTTCGCGCTCGTCTGGGCCCGCGATGACGCGGACCGGCAGATCAAGGGCTTCATCGTCGAGACAGACCGGCCAGGCTACTCGGCCACCAAGATCGCGAACAAAATCGGGCTGCGCATCATGCAGAACGCGGACATCGTGCTGGACAACGTCCGCATTCCGGAGTCCAACATGCTGCCCGGCGCCACGGACTTTTCCAAGGCCAACGACCTCCTGCGGGATTCACGCGCCTGGGTGGGCTGGCAAGGTGCCGGAATCCAGCTGGCCGCGTTCGACATCGCGCGTTCCTACTCTTTGGAACGCAAGCAGTTCGGCAAGGAACTGGCACGGTTCCAGCTCATCCAGCAGCAGCTGGCCGAAATCCTGGGTAACGCCAGCGCGTCACTGGCGCTCATGGCCCAGCTGGCCCGGATCCAACAGGACGGCAAGCTGGAGATGGTGCAGGCAGCCATGGCCAAGTCCACAACCACCCGGCTGGCACGGGCTTCCGTGGCCATGGGCCGCTCCCTTATGGGAGGCAACGGCATCAGCACCGATTACGAGATGGGCAAGCTGTTCGGGGACGCCGAGATCCTGTACACCTACGAGGGCAGCTACGAAATCAATTCGCTGATCGTGGCCCGGGCAGTGACCGGGAAGTCGGCCTTCGTGTAG
- a CDS encoding AMP-binding protein, producing the protein MTVTDDFRAARDRLLALRNDYAQARREFQWPRFEEFNFALDWFDQIAADPAKGGNPALVIVEQDGSATRRSFAELSARSNQVANWLRSQGVRRGDRMIIMLGNQVELWELMLAGIKLGIVMIPTTTLMGPADLKDRVERGEATWAAVGSANIGKFAEVPGSYSLIEIGDGGSGVTTAALQYGDSSGSPTGFAPDAPTKADETLLLYFTSGTTSKAKLVEHTHTSYPVGHLSTMFWIGMEPGDVHLNVASPGWAKHAWSNVFTPWIAEACVFLYNYERFDARALMEQMDREKVTSFCAPPTVWRMLIQADLTLLKNPPAKVVSAGEPLNAEVIGQVQRAWGQTIRDGFGQTETTVQVANTPGRPVKVGAMGLPLPGYDVVLVDPATGQEGDDGELCLRLDPRPVGLMKSYYGDAEKTADAFRGGYYHTGDMASRDEHGVITYVGRDDDVFKSSDYRLSPFELESVLIEHPAVAEAAVVPSPDALKLSVPKAFVVLAAGHEPGPELAEDILRYCRDHLAPFKRIRRLEFAELPKTISGKIRRVELRHSEELRHGGVSVPEGADIPVLGTEYSEADFPNLKSQA; encoded by the coding sequence ATGACAGTCACCGACGACTTCCGTGCCGCACGCGACCGGCTGCTTGCCCTGCGGAATGACTACGCCCAGGCGCGGCGTGAATTCCAGTGGCCGCGGTTCGAGGAATTCAACTTTGCCCTCGACTGGTTTGATCAGATCGCCGCGGATCCTGCCAAGGGCGGCAATCCTGCGCTGGTGATTGTTGAGCAGGACGGTTCGGCCACGCGCCGCAGCTTCGCCGAGCTCTCAGCACGCTCGAACCAGGTGGCCAATTGGCTGCGCAGCCAGGGCGTCCGCCGCGGGGACCGGATGATCATCATGCTGGGCAACCAGGTGGAACTCTGGGAGCTGATGCTGGCCGGCATCAAACTAGGCATCGTGATGATCCCCACCACCACATTGATGGGCCCCGCGGATCTGAAGGACCGGGTGGAGCGCGGCGAGGCGACATGGGCCGCCGTCGGAAGTGCCAACATCGGCAAGTTTGCCGAGGTGCCGGGCAGCTACTCACTCATTGAAATCGGTGACGGCGGCAGCGGCGTCACCACGGCGGCCCTCCAGTACGGGGATTCCTCAGGCTCCCCCACCGGATTCGCCCCGGACGCCCCCACCAAGGCGGACGAAACGCTCCTGCTCTACTTCACGTCCGGCACCACCTCCAAGGCCAAGCTCGTGGAACACACCCATACCTCGTACCCCGTGGGGCACCTGTCCACCATGTTCTGGATCGGCATGGAGCCGGGAGATGTGCACCTCAACGTGGCCTCTCCGGGCTGGGCCAAGCACGCGTGGTCCAACGTGTTCACGCCGTGGATCGCGGAAGCCTGCGTGTTCCTCTACAACTACGAGCGCTTTGACGCCAGGGCACTGATGGAGCAGATGGACCGCGAAAAGGTCACGAGTTTCTGCGCGCCGCCCACGGTGTGGCGCATGCTGATCCAGGCCGATTTGACGCTGCTGAAGAACCCGCCCGCCAAGGTGGTCTCCGCCGGTGAGCCGCTCAACGCCGAGGTGATCGGCCAGGTCCAGCGCGCCTGGGGCCAGACCATCAGGGACGGATTCGGCCAGACGGAAACCACGGTGCAGGTGGCCAATACGCCCGGCAGGCCGGTCAAAGTCGGAGCCATGGGCCTGCCCCTGCCGGGCTACGACGTTGTGCTGGTGGATCCCGCCACAGGTCAAGAGGGCGACGACGGCGAGCTCTGCTTGCGCCTGGACCCCCGGCCCGTGGGGCTGATGAAGTCGTACTACGGTGACGCTGAAAAGACCGCCGACGCCTTCCGCGGCGGCTACTACCACACCGGTGACATGGCCAGCCGGGACGAGCACGGCGTTATCACGTATGTGGGCCGCGACGACGACGTCTTCAAGTCCTCCGACTACCGGCTGTCCCCGTTCGAGCTGGAGAGCGTCCTGATCGAGCACCCGGCGGTGGCGGAGGCCGCCGTCGTCCCCTCCCCGGATGCGCTTAAACTGTCCGTGCCCAAGGCATTTGTGGTGCTGGCCGCCGGCCATGAGCCGGGCCCTGAGCTGGCGGAGGACATCCTCCGGTACTGCCGCGACCATCTGGCGCCGTTCAAGCGCATCCGTCGCCTCGAATTCGCGGAACTGCCCAAAACCATTTCCGGCAAGATCCGCCGGGTTGAGCTGCGGCACAGCGAGGAACTCAGGCACGGCGGCGTCAGCGTTCCGGAGGGCGCCGATATCCCGGTGCTGGGCACGGAGTACTCGGAAGCGGACTTCCCGAACCTGAAGAGCCAGGCCTAA
- a CDS encoding MarR family transcriptional regulator produces the protein MGNPLPRDPIADAQRNWEQHGWQDVAAPMAAITAIMRTQQILLARIEAALKPFGLTFARYELLALLSFARSGALPMNKASALLQVHPTSVTNAVDRLENAGLVIRSPHPTDGRTTLIQLTAEGRTLAKSATAVLNTEIFGQSGFAGPDVDQLIRILGSFRQGAGDFTE, from the coding sequence ATGGGCAACCCGCTTCCCCGCGACCCCATTGCCGACGCCCAGCGGAACTGGGAGCAGCATGGCTGGCAGGATGTTGCCGCGCCCATGGCGGCCATCACGGCGATCATGCGCACCCAGCAGATCCTGCTGGCCCGGATCGAGGCCGCCCTCAAACCGTTCGGCCTGACGTTCGCCCGCTATGAACTCTTGGCCCTGCTCAGTTTCGCCCGCAGCGGCGCCCTGCCCATGAATAAGGCGAGCGCCCTGCTCCAGGTCCATCCCACTTCGGTGACCAACGCCGTCGACCGCCTGGAAAACGCCGGACTCGTGATCCGCTCCCCGCACCCCACCGACGGGAGGACCACGCTGATCCAGCTCACCGCTGAGGGACGGACCCTGGCCAAAAGCGCGACGGCGGTGCTCAACACCGAGATCTTCGGCCAGTCCGGTTTCGCTGGCCCGGACGTCGACCAGCTGATCCGGATCCTGGGCAGTTTCCGCCAGGGTGCCGGGGACTTCACAGAGTGA
- a CDS encoding GAF and ANTAR domain-containing protein, with protein sequence MATLSRARRVSAAFVKIADTLVADYDVFDMLHILVDESVGILDAAAAGLLLADPTGDLQVVASTSEESQLVEVLQLEAGAGPCVDCFRTGSVVSVDNISRDASKWPKFQAAALSQGFSSVHAVPMRLRSRTIGALNLFGREAGPLSAEDAAIAQAFAHMATISLLQERALRQSSLVNEQLQRALNSRIVIEQAKGVISHTANVDMNGAFALLRDHARAHGRTLYETAEKVVSRTINFQAR encoded by the coding sequence ATGGCGACCTTAAGCCGCGCCCGGCGCGTCAGCGCCGCTTTCGTCAAGATAGCGGACACTCTTGTGGCGGACTACGACGTCTTCGATATGCTGCACATCCTTGTGGATGAATCAGTGGGAATACTTGACGCCGCTGCCGCCGGGCTTTTGCTCGCCGACCCTACTGGCGACCTCCAGGTCGTGGCCTCCACAAGCGAGGAAAGCCAGCTGGTGGAGGTGCTGCAGCTAGAGGCCGGAGCGGGGCCGTGCGTTGACTGCTTTCGGACCGGTTCCGTTGTCTCGGTCGACAACATTTCGCGCGACGCCTCCAAATGGCCGAAATTTCAGGCGGCCGCGCTCTCCCAAGGCTTCTCATCAGTGCACGCCGTGCCGATGCGCCTGCGCAGCCGGACGATCGGTGCTCTGAACCTGTTTGGACGCGAGGCCGGCCCGCTCAGTGCTGAAGACGCCGCCATCGCCCAGGCATTCGCGCACATGGCGACCATCAGCCTCCTGCAGGAACGCGCGCTCCGTCAAAGCTCGCTGGTCAATGAACAGCTCCAGCGGGCACTGAACAGCCGGATCGTCATCGAGCAGGCTAAAGGCGTGATTTCGCACACGGCCAACGTAGACATGAACGGAGCGTTCGCGCTCCTGCGTGATCATGCCCGCGCCCATGGCCGGACCCTCTACGAAACAGCGGAAAAAGTCGTCAGCCGAACGATCAATTTTCAGGCCCGCTGA
- a CDS encoding GAF and ANTAR domain-containing protein, with product MVDGISPREDRADAGVCSGFLQSLPISGVSVSVFGGMAPETMVCASDAVAARIDELQFDLGEGPRWDALRTREPVLLPHVRTSPHDAWPVFAKALMKLDVSALFVFPLVLGDMDIGVVELYNSTAGPLSAADHSTAVGLADAASWQLLRQIMTIASGEDTGPLQTGSPLSRREVHQATGMVLAQAGVSATDALLLLRAHAFSLGLTVREVARDVVNKDLDLTPRDG from the coding sequence ATGGTTGATGGGATCTCGCCAAGAGAAGACCGCGCGGACGCGGGCGTTTGCTCGGGTTTCCTGCAGTCGTTGCCTATCTCCGGGGTATCGGTCTCCGTCTTTGGTGGCATGGCGCCGGAGACGATGGTCTGCGCCAGCGACGCTGTCGCGGCCAGGATCGACGAGCTGCAGTTCGACTTGGGCGAAGGCCCGAGGTGGGACGCGCTCAGAACCCGGGAACCAGTTCTCCTTCCCCACGTACGGACTTCACCGCATGACGCCTGGCCCGTCTTTGCCAAGGCTCTGATGAAACTTGATGTCTCAGCCCTCTTCGTCTTCCCGCTGGTGCTCGGTGACATGGACATCGGAGTCGTGGAACTCTATAACTCCACGGCCGGACCGCTCAGCGCAGCTGATCACTCCACAGCTGTTGGACTCGCTGACGCCGCGAGCTGGCAATTGCTCCGACAAATCATGACGATTGCATCCGGCGAAGACACCGGTCCATTGCAGACCGGCTCTCCGCTGTCCCGACGGGAGGTCCACCAGGCAACCGGCATGGTCCTGGCGCAGGCCGGTGTCTCCGCAACGGACGCACTGCTGCTGTTGCGTGCACACGCTTTTTCCCTGGGACTCACCGTCCGCGAGGTGGCCCGCGACGTCGTCAACAAGGATCTGGATCTCACACCCCGCGACGGGTGA
- a CDS encoding XRE family transcriptional regulator, with amino-acid sequence MDEQIDDVLAGVGPRLRTLRLSRDTTLSALSEATGISVSTLSRLESGQRRPNLELLLPLAKAHRVPLDELVGAPATGDPRVHLRPIVNKRMTIVPLTRRPGGVQAYKMVLHAGGHDEPSPQVHEGYEWIYVLNGKLRLVLGDQDVVLAAGEAAEFDTRVPHWFGRADAHAVEFISLFGRQGERMHVRAKVANS; translated from the coding sequence ATGGATGAACAGATCGACGACGTTCTCGCCGGGGTGGGTCCCCGACTCCGCACGCTTCGACTGAGCCGCGACACCACACTTTCCGCTCTCTCGGAAGCCACGGGGATTTCGGTGAGCACGCTGTCCCGGCTGGAGTCCGGGCAGCGCCGGCCCAACCTTGAGCTGTTGTTGCCTTTGGCCAAGGCACACCGGGTGCCCTTGGACGAACTGGTGGGAGCGCCCGCCACGGGGGATCCGCGGGTGCATCTGCGGCCGATCGTCAACAAGCGAATGACCATTGTGCCGCTGACGCGTCGCCCGGGCGGGGTCCAGGCTTACAAAATGGTCCTGCACGCCGGCGGTCATGACGAACCCAGTCCGCAGGTCCACGAGGGATACGAATGGATTTACGTGCTCAATGGGAAGCTGCGGCTGGTTCTCGGCGACCAGGACGTTGTTCTGGCTGCCGGCGAGGCCGCGGAATTCGACACCCGTGTCCCGCACTGGTTTGGCCGCGCAGATGCCCACGCAGTGGAGTTCATCAGCCTGTTCGGGCGCCAGGGTGAGCGGATGCACGTCCGGGCGAAGGTTGCCAACAGTTGA
- a CDS encoding NAD(P)/FAD-dependent oxidoreductase: protein MTEDNKNLYDVVIVGGGAAGLSAALMLGRSRRSVVVIDGGEPRNAPAAGVHGFLSRDGVSPAELLRVGRAEAGSYGGRTVNGQVVSAEHSEGGFALTLQDGSIVLGRRLLITTGLVDELPDITGLRELWGKDVLHCPYCHGWEVRDKAIGILGTGPFAAFQALLFRQWSSNITLFLNDSTHPTDVELEQLAARGITVVGGPVASIRAEQGKLSGVELKDGQVIAADALVVAPQFMARTDAFAGLGLKPSPHPMGMGEFLESDADGATSVPGVWAAGNVTDLRAQVLSSAAGGAWTAVAINADLMAEELEAAVAAHRRSESAAPQLPF, encoded by the coding sequence ATGACTGAAGATAACAAAAACCTGTACGACGTCGTGATCGTCGGCGGTGGTGCTGCCGGCTTGAGTGCCGCGCTGATGCTGGGCCGCTCCCGCCGCTCTGTGGTGGTGATCGACGGCGGAGAGCCGCGGAATGCGCCGGCAGCCGGCGTGCACGGATTCCTGTCACGTGACGGCGTGAGCCCCGCGGAGCTGCTCCGGGTGGGCCGAGCCGAAGCTGGGTCCTACGGCGGCCGGACGGTCAACGGGCAGGTGGTGTCGGCCGAGCATTCGGAGGGCGGTTTCGCCCTGACGCTGCAGGACGGCAGCATCGTGCTGGGGCGCAGGCTTCTGATCACTACTGGTCTAGTGGATGAGCTGCCGGATATCACCGGACTGCGGGAACTCTGGGGCAAGGACGTGCTGCACTGCCCGTATTGCCACGGCTGGGAGGTGCGGGACAAAGCCATCGGCATTCTGGGCACCGGACCATTCGCGGCGTTCCAGGCCCTGCTGTTCCGCCAGTGGAGCAGCAACATCACGCTGTTCCTCAACGACTCGACGCATCCCACAGACGTCGAGTTGGAGCAATTGGCCGCCCGGGGCATCACGGTGGTGGGCGGCCCGGTTGCCTCAATCCGGGCCGAGCAAGGCAAGCTCAGTGGAGTTGAGCTGAAAGACGGCCAGGTGATCGCGGCCGATGCTCTGGTGGTGGCGCCGCAGTTCATGGCACGGACCGACGCCTTCGCTGGCCTGGGGCTGAAGCCTTCACCGCACCCGATGGGCATGGGGGAATTCCTTGAGTCGGATGCCGACGGCGCCACCAGCGTTCCGGGCGTCTGGGCGGCGGGAAACGTGACTGACCTCCGCGCCCAGGTGCTGTCTTCGGCAGCGGGCGGCGCGTGGACCGCCGTCGCAATTAACGCGGATCTGATGGCTGAAGAACTGGAGGCAGCCG